One segment of Microbacterium arborescens DNA contains the following:
- a CDS encoding helicase-associated domain-containing protein yields the protein MSPVDARALATWLATVDDDALTALLRRRRVGADAAWADFFDAAEALLDPAAVAKAAPLLSRPLVAAMDEAVASDAPVPPGAAREELLHLGLVSPDGLPYAGAASAWRDLSRPDAAAPLVADASREDDAQLAERAFTALSSLADVLSLTQPSPLGRTGAGTLGAGDRRRLIEAGAVPDAATVDLVIGIGLDAGLLGPVDREWRVTTEGSAWLLRGSVDRWVETASHLRDALPAALRTTSGGWQPLTEWHHAYPLDPQWPARAERLAAQWRFWAIIDASGRPAAWATAMADGGDVDRAALQQNLPGEVDRIFLQNDLTAIAPGPLEPAIDARLRRAARRESRAQASTYRFSAESIGAALAAGEDAASLAEFLTTISLTGLPQPLAYELERAAQRQGRLRVGTDATGRTQVTASDRSALDTLAVDQALRPLGLVRDGDRLISRSSVDAVFWMLSDARYPVAAVDDDGAVRILDRARLTDSSEVATARSEDASYRTLIDRIRGAHSSDDADAAWLGRELEQAVKARAVIEVSVRLPDGTTRDFVLEATGLGGGRLRGRDRASDVERTLPVSSIVSARLA from the coding sequence GTGTCTCCCGTCGACGCTCGTGCCCTCGCGACCTGGCTCGCCACGGTCGACGACGACGCCCTGACGGCACTTCTGCGTCGCCGTCGCGTCGGGGCCGATGCCGCCTGGGCCGATTTCTTCGACGCCGCCGAGGCCCTGCTCGATCCCGCCGCGGTCGCGAAGGCCGCTCCGCTGCTGTCGCGACCGCTCGTCGCCGCCATGGACGAGGCCGTGGCGTCGGACGCGCCGGTGCCCCCGGGCGCGGCGCGCGAGGAACTTCTTCACCTCGGGCTCGTCTCCCCCGACGGGCTGCCCTACGCCGGCGCCGCATCAGCATGGCGCGACCTCTCTCGACCCGACGCCGCCGCCCCGCTCGTCGCTGACGCGTCTCGCGAAGACGACGCGCAGCTGGCGGAGCGAGCGTTCACCGCGCTCTCGTCGCTCGCCGACGTCCTGTCGTTGACCCAGCCGTCACCGCTGGGACGCACCGGGGCGGGAACCCTCGGCGCGGGTGATCGTCGCCGCCTGATCGAGGCCGGAGCGGTGCCGGATGCGGCGACGGTCGACCTCGTGATCGGCATCGGTCTCGACGCAGGTCTGCTGGGTCCGGTCGACCGAGAATGGCGCGTGACGACCGAGGGCAGCGCGTGGCTCCTGCGCGGATCGGTCGATCGGTGGGTCGAGACCGCGTCACACCTGCGTGACGCGCTCCCCGCAGCTCTGCGCACGACGAGCGGCGGCTGGCAGCCGCTGACGGAATGGCATCACGCGTACCCGCTCGACCCGCAGTGGCCGGCACGTGCCGAGCGTCTGGCTGCGCAGTGGCGGTTCTGGGCGATCATCGACGCCTCGGGTCGGCCGGCCGCGTGGGCGACGGCCATGGCCGACGGCGGCGATGTCGACCGGGCTGCCCTCCAGCAGAACCTGCCGGGCGAGGTAGACCGCATCTTCCTCCAGAACGACCTCACCGCCATCGCGCCGGGCCCCCTCGAACCGGCGATCGACGCGCGGCTGCGCCGGGCGGCACGCCGCGAGTCACGTGCACAGGCCTCGACCTATCGTTTCTCCGCCGAGTCGATCGGAGCGGCGCTGGCCGCAGGCGAGGATGCGGCATCCCTCGCCGAGTTCCTCACGACCATCTCGCTCACGGGCCTGCCTCAGCCGTTGGCGTACGAGCTCGAACGCGCCGCGCAGCGCCAGGGCCGGCTGCGCGTGGGGACCGACGCGACCGGTCGGACGCAGGTCACCGCATCCGATCGGAGCGCACTCGACACGCTCGCGGTGGATCAGGCGCTCCGTCCCCTCGGACTCGTGCGTGATGGTGACCGGCTCATCAGCCGCAGCTCCGTCGACGCCGTCTTCTGGATGCTGAGCGATGCCCGCTATCCCGTCGCCGCGGTCGACGACGACGGAGCGGTGCGGATCCTCGACCGGGCCCGTCTGACCGACTCGTCCGAGGTCGCGACGGCCCGCTCCGAGGACGCGTCGTACCGCACGCTGATCGACCGCATCCGCGGCGCGCACTCCTCCGACGACGCGGATGCGGCGTGGCTGGGGCGCGAGCTCGAGCAGGCGGTGAAGGCGCGCGCGGTGATCGAGGTCAGCGTGCGCCTGCCCGACGGGACGACGCGCGACTTCGTGCTCGAGGCGACGGGTCTCGGCGGCGGCCGCCTGCGCGGGCGCGACCGCGCGTCGGACGTGGAGCGCACCCTCCCGGTGTCGAGCATCGTGTCGGCACGTCTGGCCTGA